The following proteins come from a genomic window of Flavobacterium eburneipallidum:
- the nagB gene encoding glucosamine-6-phosphate deaminase, with amino-acid sequence MLKSSIDKATSFEKRFENIGTVVFENPVLASKSVANEIAGLIKEKQAKKEWCVLGLATGSSPKSLYAELVRLHKEEGLSFHNVISFNLDEYYPMEPDSINSYVRFMKELLFNHIDILPENVHIPDGTLTKSEIGDYCSNYEAKIEALGGIDLQILGIGGNGHIGFNESGSLQNSKTRLVALDHITRVAASSDFSGLNNTPRTAITLGVKKIMEAKRVILMAWGEGKSNIIKASVEGPVTNQVPATFLQEHSNTTFVLDKAAASKLTRIQTPWLVENVIWTETLIRKAVLGLALHLKKPILMLTDADYIENGMSDLLADLGPAYDINIKIFNKLQNTITGWPGGKPNADDSKRPERAEPAKKRVLIFSPHPDDDIISMGGTFKRLHEQGHEVHIGYQTSGNIAVADDEALRFASFVCDYNDKFGIQSLEADAIYKKAVKFLENKNNSEIDIPEVRYIKGLIRKGEAEATCHFVGIPDSQIHFMELPFYETGTIEKKPLGEEDVQLTMDLIAKIKPHQIYVAGDLADPHGTHKVCLDAVFEAVNRLKTEDFMKDCWVWLYRGAWQEWGIDEIEMAVPMGPDQVLEKRKAIFKHQSQKDGVVFQGADSREFWQRAEDRNRETAHLYHQLGLAHYAAMEAFVRWIF; translated from the coding sequence ATGTTAAAAAGTAGTATAGACAAAGCAACGAGTTTTGAAAAGCGATTTGAGAATATTGGTACTGTAGTTTTTGAAAATCCAGTACTCGCTTCTAAATCGGTAGCCAATGAAATCGCTGGTTTAATAAAAGAAAAACAAGCCAAAAAGGAGTGGTGTGTTTTGGGCTTGGCTACAGGTTCCAGTCCTAAAAGTTTGTATGCCGAATTGGTTCGTTTGCACAAAGAAGAAGGATTGAGTTTTCATAATGTAATCTCCTTCAATTTAGATGAATATTACCCTATGGAGCCTGATTCCATCAATAGTTATGTGCGTTTCATGAAGGAATTATTGTTCAATCATATCGATATTCTGCCTGAAAACGTTCATATTCCAGATGGAACTTTGACGAAAAGTGAAATTGGTGATTATTGTAGCAATTATGAAGCAAAAATTGAAGCACTTGGCGGTATCGACTTGCAAATTTTAGGTATTGGTGGTAATGGACATATTGGTTTTAATGAATCGGGATCGTTGCAAAATTCGAAAACGCGTTTAGTTGCCCTAGATCATATTACTCGTGTAGCTGCAAGTAGTGATTTTTCGGGATTAAATAACACGCCTCGAACCGCAATTACATTAGGGGTGAAAAAAATTATGGAAGCCAAACGAGTGATATTAATGGCGTGGGGCGAAGGAAAATCGAACATTATCAAAGCGTCTGTAGAAGGTCCAGTGACGAATCAGGTTCCTGCTACTTTTTTGCAAGAACACAGTAATACGACTTTTGTTTTAGATAAAGCGGCGGCTTCAAAACTCACTCGCATTCAAACACCTTGGTTGGTCGAAAATGTGATTTGGACAGAAACGCTTATCCGAAAAGCGGTTTTGGGACTGGCTTTACATCTCAAAAAACCAATATTAATGTTGACGGATGCCGATTATATTGAGAATGGAATGAGCGATTTGCTAGCTGATTTAGGTCCAGCTTACGACATTAATATCAAGATTTTCAATAAACTTCAAAACACGATAACCGGATGGCCTGGCGGAAAACCCAATGCTGATGATAGCAAACGTCCCGAAAGAGCCGAACCTGCCAAAAAACGAGTACTCATTTTTAGTCCACATCCTGATGACGATATTATCAGTATGGGAGGCACTTTCAAGCGTTTGCACGAACAAGGTCATGAAGTGCATATTGGGTATCAAACTTCTGGAAATATCGCTGTAGCCGATGATGAAGCGTTGCGATTTGCCAGTTTCGTATGTGATTACAATGATAAATTTGGTATTCAAAGCCTTGAAGCAGATGCTATTTACAAGAAAGCAGTGAAGTTTCTAGAAAATAAAAATAACAGCGAAATAGATATTCCCGAAGTGAGATATATCAAAGGCTTAATCCGAAAAGGAGAAGCCGAAGCCACCTGCCATTTTGTTGGAATACCCGACAGCCAAATTCATTTTATGGAACTGCCTTTTTATGAAACGGGTACCATTGAGAAAAAACCACTCGGCGAAGAAGATGTTCAGTTAACAATGGATTTGATTGCCAAAATAAAACCACACCAAATTTATGTTGCAGGAGATTTGGCCGATCCGCATGGCACTCATAAAGTCTGTTTGGATGCTGTTTTCGAAGCTGTAAACCGATTGAAAACCGAAGATTTTATGAAAGATTGTTGGGTTTGGTTGTACAGAGGCGCTTGGCAAGAATGGGGAATTGACGAAATTGAAATGGCAGTACCGATGGGACCAGATCAAGTATTGGAAAAGCGGAAAGCTATTTTCAAACACCAATCTCAAAAAGACGGCGTAGTTTTTCAAGGAGCAGACAGCAGAGAATTTTGGCAACGAGCCGAAGATAGAAATAGAGAAACAGCGCATTTATACCATCAGCTTGGATTAGCACATTATGCCGCAATGGAAGCTTTTGTAAGATGGATTTTTTGA